CCCCGTTTTCCTGGGCGAAACCCAGCGCCTCATCCGCGAAGGCTACACCCCCGTCAACGTCGCCCTCATCTCCGTCTCCCCGCCGGACAAACACGGCTACGTCTCCCTCGGCACCTCCGTCGAGGCCACCCTCGCCGCCGTGGAATGCGCCGACACCGTCATCGCCACCATCAACCCCAACATCCCCCGCGCCTTCGGCGATGCCATGATCAAGTCCGACATGATTGACATCTGGTGCGAAGATAATTCGCCCCTGTACGAAGCCAATTTTGCCGAACCCAATGAAATCGAGCAGGCCATTGGCAAACACGTCGCCGCCCTGGTCGAAGACGGCGCCACCCTGCAAATGGGCATCGGCGCCATCCCCAATGCCGTGCTCGCCCAGCTCGGCAATCACAAAAACCTGGGCATTCACACCGAAATGTTTGCCGACGGCGTCCTGCCCCTGGTGGAAAAAGGCGTCATCAACGGCAAGGAAAAAGCCATTGACCGCGGCCGCATCGTGGCCACCTTCCTCATGGGCTCCCGCAAGGTGTACGACTTCATCCACGACAACCCCGAGGTCATGATGATGGACGTCGGCTACACCAACAGCCTGGACGTCATCAAGCGCAACCCCAAGGTCACCAGCATCAACTCCGCCATCGAAGTGGACATCACCGGCCAGGTCTGCGCCGACTCCATCGGCACCAAACACTTCAGCGGCGTGGGCGGCCAGATTGACTTCCTCCGCGGCGCCTCCCTCTCCAAGGGCGGCAAGCCCATCCTCGCCATGCCCTCCCAAACCGACAAGGGCATCAGCAAACTCGTCCCC
This is a stretch of genomic DNA from Fontisphaera persica. It encodes these proteins:
- a CDS encoding acetyl-CoA hydrolase/transferase family protein; its protein translation is MKIVSPQEAVKVIKSGDCVHIHAIACVPHKVVQAMVERGRAGEIKNVTIRHLHTEGPAHYVERDLEGVFQLNSYFVGHNVRKATQEGYADYIPVFLGETQRLIREGYTPVNVALISVSPPDKHGYVSLGTSVEATLAAVECADTVIATINPNIPRAFGDAMIKSDMIDIWCEDNSPLYEANFAEPNEIEQAIGKHVAALVEDGATLQMGIGAIPNAVLAQLGNHKNLGIHTEMFADGVLPLVEKGVINGKEKAIDRGRIVATFLMGSRKVYDFIHDNPEVMMMDVGYTNSLDVIKRNPKVTSINSAIEVDITGQVCADSIGTKHFSGVGGQIDFLRGASLSKGGKPILAMPSQTDKGISKLVPTLKVGAGVVTTRASIHWLVTEYGAVNLYGKSLQERARLITSIAHPNHREMLDKAAFERWGPHFHYIPAPWKK